In Euphorbia lathyris chromosome 9, ddEupLath1.1, whole genome shotgun sequence, the following are encoded in one genomic region:
- the LOC136205813 gene encoding protein PARALOG OF AIPP2 isoform X3, whose translation MRRKVHTRVQSGTCNVCSAPCSSCMHLKLSCMGSKGDEFSDENCRVAATSQNSVNEDDALPFSSGAYDSLQHTSEASNLLSVNSNHDSLSENVDSKANIRRSDVADGSAESKMLLKSPFGGNIAVDQLSAAQGILDQKNLSNKHEHAKIVEGHDDNISCVSRANDVSTAVSHYDKNVDRKNLSFGSALVSSLGLEGSGKALLSPKSESLEILSNNTDASSRSPKFQSRCLSSPTNSQHSEEDTKLDACKDSSQHYSKLESEARKDAHHQPDGGFKCSNQVEKDQKSKVSVELPETLEPALQSVSGDDSDESEIVEHDVKVCDICGDAGREDLLAICSKCSDGAEHTYCMREMLQKVPEGDWLCEECKLSEEAENQKQGSDAERTNKARTQSSIKRLIETVDMTPASKRQAIETSFGKASSPKSSSPTRSPSLSRDSSFKSLDKGKVKLAHQTSFTNHTGLSSETVRASLIASRLQSSKGTLLKSNSFSTPNSKPKVKLVDEVPQKLKSSRDLDMKEGSARMISKSMSFRSVNPARSSATDSKVKMLTPKFSQSQEIKGLKQVKERNVFESKSVSKLDRPLLGSSLTTSSSVSVPKVNQKLTPRGESAMTSSTSNNKESKASQSDIKPGSLLRSNSIIARKGPENPVTSVRSLSINGMSTASVEQKFNQVTPKDEPSSSSSWTAERTSNTLDENQQDGLSRLRESSSQIEKTRESSDNRSKPIVAAGLKHLTCLKCKETGHAAELCTSARASDISGSRSVREEMSKGSKLKAAIEAAMLKKPGIFRKKKESDQSDGLSSSTMDAISEMASNDQFSSSNRSRNLVSDEGADEGQTDLGTCSLENCKQINSNDMKLINVHTREAILPSKAGDPGSMVKSSHALAAAPLFSKILTIPEHECIWQGAIEVRRGGKVFDLYGGVQAHLSTCASPRVLEVVSQFPHKISLDEVPRLSTWPKQFHDNGPKEYNIALYFFAKDLESYEKSYKNLSDNMIKRDLALKGSFDGVDFLIFSSAQLPENSQRWNMLFFLWGVFRGTRSNCKDPIKTSVIPSSNLMPLDMNTSDKTDTTLIGDVDSKVSSFEMNSEHQDGRLDSRPLSKSATVDALFSSDIRCTGTSQKEVALPDNRIDMKNQPFIQATETNIGSNCRQMDMDARCVDEDSSSIKAHTTDHDKGAREEKMVDGMEVDKDEAVVERNLNDDSISLDMETSSGKDLGIKQISSWQSNNRKRPLLDLEEKAVDTCDIASKRTPWNAGNDKLVDGESVNKKLKSGSCEQYGSGNSIGGNSFNDDLGPQLCDLGSSSSIERRICEKDAEEKVILEDVGASERYFFPVDSRRVPWKEYSSKDEDKFHDGVPNLELALGAETKPPPPLFVGMVEKNNNRENKSGDKVTEKEEEASLSLSLSFPFEDKEQKVKAVSKKEQLLPERRHVNTSLLLFGGFPDK comes from the exons ATGAGAAGAAAGGTCCACACCAGAGTACAGTCTGGGACTTGCAACGTGTGTTCTGCTCCTTGTTCATCTTGTATGCACCTCAAGTTGTCTTGTATGGGGTCGAAGGGTGATGAATTTTCAGATGAAAACTGTCGTGTAGCTGCAACAAGTCAGAACTCTGTCAACGAAGACGATGCTTTGCCTTTTAGCAGTGGGGCATATGATAGCTTGCAGCACACCAGTGAAGCAAGTAATCTTCTCAGCGTCAATTCAAATCATGATTCCTTATCCGAGAATGTGGATAGTAAAGCAAACATAAGGCGTTCCGATGTAGCTGATGGCTCAGCTGAGTCCAAAATGCTCTTAAAATCACCTTTTGGTGGAAATATTGCAGTCGATCAGCTTTCTGCAGCGCAGGGTATTTTGGATCAAAAAAATCTCTCAAATAAACATGAGCATGCTAAAATAGTAGAAGGCCATGACGATAACATTTCATGTGTTAGTAGAGCTAATGATGTGAGTACAGCAGTAAGTCATTATGACAAGAATGTAGACAGGAAGAATTTGTCATTTGGTTCAGCTTTAGTTAGTAGTTTAGGACTGGAAGGATCTGGAAAGGCACTACTTTCCCCCAAGTCAGAGTCGTTAGAGATTCTTTCAAATAATACAGATGCTAGCAGTAGATCACCAAAGTTTCAGAGCAGGTGCCTATCCTCCCCCACAAACAGTCAACATTCAGAAGAAGATACAAAATTAGATGCCTGTAAGGATTCAAGCCAACATTACTCAAAGTTGGAATCAGAGGCCAGAAAAGATGCCCACCACCAACCGGATGGAGGTTTTAAATGTTCTAACCAAGTTGAAAAAGATCAGAAGTCCAAGGTGTCGGTTGAATTACCTGAAACGCTGGAGCCTGCTTTGCAATCTGTATCTGGGgatgatagtgatgagtcagaAATCGTAGAACATGAT GTAAAAGTATGTGATATTTGTGGGGATGCTGGTCGGGAGGATTTGCTTGCCATATGTAGCAAGTGCAGTGATGGTGCAGAACACAC CTATTGCATGCGGGAAATGCTTCAGAAAGTTCCTGAAGGTGATTGGCTTTGTGAAGAATGTAAATTATCTGAGGAAGCAGAAAACCAGAAGCAAG GCTCAGATGCTGAAAGAACGAACAAAGCAAGGACACAAAGCTCCATCAAGAGACTTATTGAAACTGTAGACATGACTCCAGCTTCAAAAAGGCAGGCTATTGAAACAAGTTTTGGTAAAGCTAGCTCGCCAAAGTCATCCAGCCCCACAAGATCACCTTCCTTGTCTCGAGATAGTTCATTCAAGAGCTTGGATAAAGGGAAAGTGAAGCTAGCTCATCAAACATCCTTTACCAATCACACTGGTTTGAGTTCAGAGACTGTACGTGCTTCGTTAATTGCTTCACGACTTCAATCATCCAAGG GTACTCTATTGAAGTCCAATTCGTTCAGCACTCCCAATTCCAAACCAAAAGTGAAACTTGTGGATGAGGTTCCTCAAAAGCTAAAAAGCAGCAGAGATCTTGATATGAAGGAGGGATCTGCTAGGATGATAAGCAAATCTATGTCATTTAGATCTGTGAATCCGGCCCGTTCTAGTGCTACCGACTCAAAAGTTAAAATGCTTACACCAAAATTTTCTCAATCTCAAGAAATAAAAGGATTAAAACAAGTGAAAGAGCGGAATGTGTTTGAAAGTAAAAGTGTGTCCAAGTTGGATCGTCCGCTACTAGGTAGTTCATTGACCACTAGTTCTAGTGTCTCTGTGCCTAAGGTCAATCAAAAGCTCACACCTCGTGGTGAAAGTGCCATGACATCGTCTACAAGCAACAACAAAGAGTCAAAGGCTTCACAATCTGATATTAAACCAGGCAGCTTATTGAGATCAAACAGCATTATAGCTCGCAAGGGTCCAGAAAATCCTGTTACTTCTG TTCGATCTTTATCTATCAATGGAATGAGCACTGCATCTGTTGAACAAAAGTTCAACCAAGTTACCCCAAAGGATGAAccttcttcaagttcttcttggACTGCTGAGCGTACATCCAATACTTTAGATGAAAATCAGCAAGATGGCTTATCTCGGTTACGGGAATCATCAAGTCAGATTGAGAAAACTAGGGAAAGTTCTGATAATCGCTCAAAGCCAATTGTTGCTGCTGGGCTAAAACATCTTACTTGTCTAAAGTGCAAAGAAACTGGGCATGCTGCAGAATTATGCACTAGTGCTCGAGCTTCAGATATTTCTGGTTCAAGAAGTGTTAGGGAAGAAATGAGCAAAGGAAGTAAGTTGAAAGCTGCAATTGAAGCTGCTATGCTTAAGAAGCCAGGGATTTttagaaagaagaaggaaagtgATCAATCTGATGGATTGTCCTCATCGACCATGGATGCAATCTCTGAAATGGCTTCTAATGATCAGTTTTCATCTTCAAATAGGTCAAGGAACTTGGTTTCTGATGAAGGAGCAGATGAAGGGCAAACGGACCTTGGTACTTGTTCCTTGGAGAATTGCAAACAGATAAATAGTAATGACATGAAACTGATTAATGTTCATACTCGTGAAGCTATTCTTCCTTCAAAAGCTGGAGACCCAGGTTCCATGGTTAAGTCTAGTCATGCTTTGGCAGCTGCACCCCTCTTCTCAAAGATTTTAACCATACCAGAGCATGAGTGTATTTGGCA GGGGGCTATTGAAGTACGAAGAGGTGGAAAAGTTTTTGACTTATATGGTGGAGTGCAAGCACATCTATCAACCTGTGCTTCCCCTAGAGTTCTTGAAGTGGTGAGCCAGTTTCCCCATAAAATAAGCTTGGATGAGGTACCTCGTTTAAGCACATGGCCTAAACAGTTTCATGACAATGGTCCCAAGGAATATAATATTGCTCTTTATTTCTTTGCTAAGGACCTTGAGAG TTATGAAAAAAGTTACAAGAACTTGTCGGACAATATGATTAAAAGGGATCTGGCACTCAAAGGATCTTTTGATGGTGTTGATTTTTTGATATTTTCTTCTGCTCAGCTTCCAGAGAACTCCCAAC GTTGGAACATGCTATTTTTTCTGTGGGGTGTGTTCAGGGGAACGAGATCCAATTGTAAAGATCCCATAAAAACTTCAGTCATTCCCAGTTCCAACTTGATGCCTTTGGACATGAATACTTCTGACAAGACAGATACTACATTAATTGGTGATGTTGATAGCAAAGTATCTAGTTTTGAAATGAACTCAGAGCATCAAGATGGCAGACTTGACTCCAGACCATTGTCAAAGAGTGCGACAGTTGATGCACTTTTTTCCTCAGATATTAGATGCACTGGTACTTCACAG AAAGAAGTAGCTCTCCCAGATAACAGAATAGATATGAAAAATCAGCCATTTATTCAGGCAACTGAAACCAATATTGGCTCCAATTGTAGACAAATGGATATGGATGCTAGATGTGTTGATGAAGATTCGTCCTCTATCAAGGCTCACACTACTGATCATGATAAAGGTGCCAGGGAGGAGAAAATGGTGGATGGAATGGAAGTGGATAAAGATGAGGCTGTAGTTGAAAGGAACCTGAATGATGATTCTATAAGCTTGGATATGGAGACTTCCTCTGGAAAAGACCTGGGCATCAAACAGATCAGTAGCTGGCAGTCGAATAACAGGAAGCGGCCTCTTCTGGATCTGGAGGAAAAAGCAGTTGACACATGTGATATTGCTAGTAAAAGAACTCCATGGAATGCTGGAAATGATAAATTAGTTGATGGTGAAAGTGTTAATAAGAAGCTGAAGAGTGGTTCTTGTGAACAATATGGGAGTGGCAATTCAATAGGGGGGAATTCTTTCAACGATGATTTGGGTCCACAATTATGTGATTTGGGTTCCAGTTCCTCGATCGAGAGAAGAATCTGTGAGAAAGATGCTGAAGAGAAAGTTATTCTGGAGGATGTGGGAGCTTCTGAAAGGTACTTCTTTCCTGTGGATTCGCGTCGTGTGCCCTGGAAAGAATACTCATCGAAAGATGAGGATAAATTCCATGATGGGGTCCCAAATCTTGAGCTTGCTTTAGGGGCTGAGACAAAACCCCCACCACCTTTGTTTGTTGGAATGGTAGAGAAAAATAACAATAGGGAGAACAAGAGTGGAGATAAGGTGACAGAGAAGGAAGAGGAGGcttctctttccctttctctttcATTCCCATTTGAAGACAAGGAACAGAAAGTGAAAGCTGTTTCGAAAAAGGAGCAGCTCCTGCCTGAAAGGCGTCATGTGAATACTTCACTGCTCCTTTTCGGGGGCTTCCCAGATAAATAG
- the LOC136205813 gene encoding protein PARALOG OF AIPP2 isoform X2: MQGPPEEIEQDIKKNMSEKRLSEPPMRRKVHTRVQSGTCNVCSAPCSSCMHLKLSCMGSKGDEFSDENCRVAATSQNSVNEDDALPFSSGAYDSLQHTSEASNLLSVNSNHDSLSENVDSKANIRRSDVADGSAESKMLLKSPFGGNIAVDQLSAAQGILDQKNLSNKHEHAKIVEGHDDNISCVSRANDVSTAVSHYDKNVDRKNLSFGSALVSSLGLEGSGKALLSPKSESLEILSNNTDASSRSPKFQSRCLSSPTNSQHSEEDTKLDACKDSSQHYSKLESEARKDAHHQPDGGFKCSNQVEKDQKSKVSVELPETLEPALQSVSGDDSDESEIVEHDVKVCDICGDAGREDLLAICSKCSDGAEHTYCMREMLQKVPEGDWLCEECKLSEEAENQKQGSDAERTNKARTQSSIKRLIETVDMTPASKRQAIETSFGKASSPKSSSPTRSPSLSRDSSFKSLDKGKVKLAHQTSFTNHTGLSSETVRASLIASRLQSSKGTLLKSNSFSTPNSKPKVKLVDEVPQKLKSSRDLDMKEGSARMISKSMSFRSVNPARSSATDSKVKMLTPKFSQSQEIKGLKQVKERNVFESKSVSKLDRPLLGSSLTTSSSVSVPKVNQKLTPRGESAMTSSTSNNKESKASQSDIKPGSLLRSNSIIARKGPENPVTSVRSLSINGMSTASVEQKFNQVTPKDEPSSSSSWTAERTSNTLDENQQDGLSRLRESSSQIEKTRESSDNRSKPIVAAGLKHLTCLKCKETGHAAELCTSARASDISGSRSVREEMSKGSKLKAAIEAAMLKKPGIFRKKKESDQSDGLSSSTMDAISEMASNDQFSSSNRSRNLVSDEGADEGQTDLGTCSLENCKQINSNDMKLINVHTREAILPSKAGDPGSMVKSSHALAAAPLFSKILTIPEHECIWQGAIEVRRGGKVFDLYGGVQAHLSTCASPRVLEVVSQFPHKISLDEVPRLSTWPKQFHDNGPKEYNIALYFFAKDLESYEKSYKNLSDNMIKRDLALKGSFDGVDFLIFSSAQLPENSQRWNMLFFLWGVFRGTRSNCKDPIKTSVIPSSNLMPLDMNTSDKTDTTLIGDVDSKVSSFEMNSEHQDGRLDSRPLSKSATVDALFSSDIRCTGTSQKEVALPDNRIDMKNQPFIQATETNIGSNCRQMDMDARCVDEDSSSIKAHTTDHDKGAREEKMVDGMEVDKDEAVVERNLNDDSISLDMETSSGKDLGIKQISSWQSNNRKRPLLDLEEKAVDTCDIASKRTPWNAGNDKLVDGESVNKKLKSGSCEQYGSGNSIGGNSFNDDLGPQLCDLGSSSSIERRICEKDAEEKVILEDVGASERYFFPVDSRRVPWKEYSSKDEDKFHDGVPNLELALGAETKPPPPLFVGMVEKNNNRENKSGDKVTEKEEEASLSLSLSFPFEDKEQKVKAVSKKEQLLPERRHVNTSLLLFGGFPDK; the protein is encoded by the exons ATGCAAGGACCACCAGAGGAGATTGAACAAGATATTAAGAAGAATATG TCTGAGAAGAGATTAAGCGAGCCTCCCATGAGAAGAAAGGTCCACACCAGAGTACAGTCTGGGACTTGCAACGTGTGTTCTGCTCCTTGTTCATCTTGTATGCACCTCAAGTTGTCTTGTATGGGGTCGAAGGGTGATGAATTTTCAGATGAAAACTGTCGTGTAGCTGCAACAAGTCAGAACTCTGTCAACGAAGACGATGCTTTGCCTTTTAGCAGTGGGGCATATGATAGCTTGCAGCACACCAGTGAAGCAAGTAATCTTCTCAGCGTCAATTCAAATCATGATTCCTTATCCGAGAATGTGGATAGTAAAGCAAACATAAGGCGTTCCGATGTAGCTGATGGCTCAGCTGAGTCCAAAATGCTCTTAAAATCACCTTTTGGTGGAAATATTGCAGTCGATCAGCTTTCTGCAGCGCAGGGTATTTTGGATCAAAAAAATCTCTCAAATAAACATGAGCATGCTAAAATAGTAGAAGGCCATGACGATAACATTTCATGTGTTAGTAGAGCTAATGATGTGAGTACAGCAGTAAGTCATTATGACAAGAATGTAGACAGGAAGAATTTGTCATTTGGTTCAGCTTTAGTTAGTAGTTTAGGACTGGAAGGATCTGGAAAGGCACTACTTTCCCCCAAGTCAGAGTCGTTAGAGATTCTTTCAAATAATACAGATGCTAGCAGTAGATCACCAAAGTTTCAGAGCAGGTGCCTATCCTCCCCCACAAACAGTCAACATTCAGAAGAAGATACAAAATTAGATGCCTGTAAGGATTCAAGCCAACATTACTCAAAGTTGGAATCAGAGGCCAGAAAAGATGCCCACCACCAACCGGATGGAGGTTTTAAATGTTCTAACCAAGTTGAAAAAGATCAGAAGTCCAAGGTGTCGGTTGAATTACCTGAAACGCTGGAGCCTGCTTTGCAATCTGTATCTGGGgatgatagtgatgagtcagaAATCGTAGAACATGAT GTAAAAGTATGTGATATTTGTGGGGATGCTGGTCGGGAGGATTTGCTTGCCATATGTAGCAAGTGCAGTGATGGTGCAGAACACAC CTATTGCATGCGGGAAATGCTTCAGAAAGTTCCTGAAGGTGATTGGCTTTGTGAAGAATGTAAATTATCTGAGGAAGCAGAAAACCAGAAGCAAG GCTCAGATGCTGAAAGAACGAACAAAGCAAGGACACAAAGCTCCATCAAGAGACTTATTGAAACTGTAGACATGACTCCAGCTTCAAAAAGGCAGGCTATTGAAACAAGTTTTGGTAAAGCTAGCTCGCCAAAGTCATCCAGCCCCACAAGATCACCTTCCTTGTCTCGAGATAGTTCATTCAAGAGCTTGGATAAAGGGAAAGTGAAGCTAGCTCATCAAACATCCTTTACCAATCACACTGGTTTGAGTTCAGAGACTGTACGTGCTTCGTTAATTGCTTCACGACTTCAATCATCCAAGG GTACTCTATTGAAGTCCAATTCGTTCAGCACTCCCAATTCCAAACCAAAAGTGAAACTTGTGGATGAGGTTCCTCAAAAGCTAAAAAGCAGCAGAGATCTTGATATGAAGGAGGGATCTGCTAGGATGATAAGCAAATCTATGTCATTTAGATCTGTGAATCCGGCCCGTTCTAGTGCTACCGACTCAAAAGTTAAAATGCTTACACCAAAATTTTCTCAATCTCAAGAAATAAAAGGATTAAAACAAGTGAAAGAGCGGAATGTGTTTGAAAGTAAAAGTGTGTCCAAGTTGGATCGTCCGCTACTAGGTAGTTCATTGACCACTAGTTCTAGTGTCTCTGTGCCTAAGGTCAATCAAAAGCTCACACCTCGTGGTGAAAGTGCCATGACATCGTCTACAAGCAACAACAAAGAGTCAAAGGCTTCACAATCTGATATTAAACCAGGCAGCTTATTGAGATCAAACAGCATTATAGCTCGCAAGGGTCCAGAAAATCCTGTTACTTCTG TTCGATCTTTATCTATCAATGGAATGAGCACTGCATCTGTTGAACAAAAGTTCAACCAAGTTACCCCAAAGGATGAAccttcttcaagttcttcttggACTGCTGAGCGTACATCCAATACTTTAGATGAAAATCAGCAAGATGGCTTATCTCGGTTACGGGAATCATCAAGTCAGATTGAGAAAACTAGGGAAAGTTCTGATAATCGCTCAAAGCCAATTGTTGCTGCTGGGCTAAAACATCTTACTTGTCTAAAGTGCAAAGAAACTGGGCATGCTGCAGAATTATGCACTAGTGCTCGAGCTTCAGATATTTCTGGTTCAAGAAGTGTTAGGGAAGAAATGAGCAAAGGAAGTAAGTTGAAAGCTGCAATTGAAGCTGCTATGCTTAAGAAGCCAGGGATTTttagaaagaagaaggaaagtgATCAATCTGATGGATTGTCCTCATCGACCATGGATGCAATCTCTGAAATGGCTTCTAATGATCAGTTTTCATCTTCAAATAGGTCAAGGAACTTGGTTTCTGATGAAGGAGCAGATGAAGGGCAAACGGACCTTGGTACTTGTTCCTTGGAGAATTGCAAACAGATAAATAGTAATGACATGAAACTGATTAATGTTCATACTCGTGAAGCTATTCTTCCTTCAAAAGCTGGAGACCCAGGTTCCATGGTTAAGTCTAGTCATGCTTTGGCAGCTGCACCCCTCTTCTCAAAGATTTTAACCATACCAGAGCATGAGTGTATTTGGCA GGGGGCTATTGAAGTACGAAGAGGTGGAAAAGTTTTTGACTTATATGGTGGAGTGCAAGCACATCTATCAACCTGTGCTTCCCCTAGAGTTCTTGAAGTGGTGAGCCAGTTTCCCCATAAAATAAGCTTGGATGAGGTACCTCGTTTAAGCACATGGCCTAAACAGTTTCATGACAATGGTCCCAAGGAATATAATATTGCTCTTTATTTCTTTGCTAAGGACCTTGAGAG TTATGAAAAAAGTTACAAGAACTTGTCGGACAATATGATTAAAAGGGATCTGGCACTCAAAGGATCTTTTGATGGTGTTGATTTTTTGATATTTTCTTCTGCTCAGCTTCCAGAGAACTCCCAAC GTTGGAACATGCTATTTTTTCTGTGGGGTGTGTTCAGGGGAACGAGATCCAATTGTAAAGATCCCATAAAAACTTCAGTCATTCCCAGTTCCAACTTGATGCCTTTGGACATGAATACTTCTGACAAGACAGATACTACATTAATTGGTGATGTTGATAGCAAAGTATCTAGTTTTGAAATGAACTCAGAGCATCAAGATGGCAGACTTGACTCCAGACCATTGTCAAAGAGTGCGACAGTTGATGCACTTTTTTCCTCAGATATTAGATGCACTGGTACTTCACAG AAAGAAGTAGCTCTCCCAGATAACAGAATAGATATGAAAAATCAGCCATTTATTCAGGCAACTGAAACCAATATTGGCTCCAATTGTAGACAAATGGATATGGATGCTAGATGTGTTGATGAAGATTCGTCCTCTATCAAGGCTCACACTACTGATCATGATAAAGGTGCCAGGGAGGAGAAAATGGTGGATGGAATGGAAGTGGATAAAGATGAGGCTGTAGTTGAAAGGAACCTGAATGATGATTCTATAAGCTTGGATATGGAGACTTCCTCTGGAAAAGACCTGGGCATCAAACAGATCAGTAGCTGGCAGTCGAATAACAGGAAGCGGCCTCTTCTGGATCTGGAGGAAAAAGCAGTTGACACATGTGATATTGCTAGTAAAAGAACTCCATGGAATGCTGGAAATGATAAATTAGTTGATGGTGAAAGTGTTAATAAGAAGCTGAAGAGTGGTTCTTGTGAACAATATGGGAGTGGCAATTCAATAGGGGGGAATTCTTTCAACGATGATTTGGGTCCACAATTATGTGATTTGGGTTCCAGTTCCTCGATCGAGAGAAGAATCTGTGAGAAAGATGCTGAAGAGAAAGTTATTCTGGAGGATGTGGGAGCTTCTGAAAGGTACTTCTTTCCTGTGGATTCGCGTCGTGTGCCCTGGAAAGAATACTCATCGAAAGATGAGGATAAATTCCATGATGGGGTCCCAAATCTTGAGCTTGCTTTAGGGGCTGAGACAAAACCCCCACCACCTTTGTTTGTTGGAATGGTAGAGAAAAATAACAATAGGGAGAACAAGAGTGGAGATAAGGTGACAGAGAAGGAAGAGGAGGcttctctttccctttctctttcATTCCCATTTGAAGACAAGGAACAGAAAGTGAAAGCTGTTTCGAAAAAGGAGCAGCTCCTGCCTGAAAGGCGTCATGTGAATACTTCACTGCTCCTTTTCGGGGGCTTCCCAGATAAATAG